The sequence GCGCGCGGCGGCGCCGCCGATTCCCGAGGGGCGGACGCCGCTGCGCGTCCTCGCGTAGCTCGCGGAGGGGCCGCCATGGTGCGACAGCGCGCGGCGACCTGGGTGCGACGGTGCGCGGCGGCTGCCGGCCGGCGTGCGCTCGCGGCGTTCAACCGCGCCGACGAGATCGGCGGCGAGGTGCGGGACTGGCTGCTGGCCCGTACGAACTCGCCGGCCCTGCGGGCGGTGAGCGAGCGGCTGGTGCGGGTCCGCGGCGGCGAGGACGCGGCGCTGGCGGTCGATTCGCAGCGGTCGGCGCGCGAGGCCGCCATCGCACGGCAGACGGCCGAAGCGCCGCCGCCGACTGCCGCGGAGCTCGCCGCGCGACGGAGCGACGCGCTCGGCGACCCGGACGTGGCGGCGCAGGTATACGGCCGGGCGTCCTGTCCGTGGACCGGGCGCGCGCAGTCGCTGCTCAACGACGCCAAGGTCGACTACGACTTCGTCGACCTCGACGACCCTGACCACGCGCACCTCGAGGGGCGGCTCGTCGGGCAGACGCGCCAGAACACGACGCCGTGGGTGTTCTTGCGGGGCGAGTTCGTCGGCGGCTACCACGAGCTCGACGAGATCGCGCGGCTCGGCCAGCTCGACGCGCGCACGCTGCCGCGCGATCGGCGCCCGCCCGCGGACCCGGCGCGGCCGAACGTCGAGGTCGCACCGCGGCCGGCGTGACGCGCGGGCGCGCGTCACGCGGCGCGGCCGTACGCACCGGGCGTACACGCGGCCACGCGGCGGCGACCGGGGCGCGACGGTGCGTCACGCGCCGTGGCGCGCCTGGAACGCGACCGTCGCGCGCTCGATCTGGCTCGCGAACTTGCGGTACGACACCATGCCCTGGACCACCTGGCCGTCCTCGCAGTGGGCGAGGGCATGGTCGCGCAGTTCGGCGGCGAACCGCGGGTCGTCGACGTACAGGTTCACCTCGTCGTAGACGCCGTGCGACAGGCGCGTGAAGTTGGCCGAGCCGACGTCGCAGTAGCGGTCGTCGATCACGACGAGCTTGCTGTGGACCATGCGCGGGTGCAGCACGACCTTGAGGTGGTCCGGCGCGCCGGTGCGGCGCAGCAGCTCCGCGCACGTGCGCCGGTTGAGCTGCTGCAGCACGTTCGGATTTTCGCCGGTGAGCAGGGTGACCCGCACCCCCCGGTCGACCGCGCGGGCCATCGCGTCGGTGAACCGCGGGTCGCCGAGATACGCCATCTTCACGACCAGCGATTCGCGCGCGCTGTCGATCAGCGCCAGGCGCTGCGCGAGCATCGGGCAGGTCTTGCGCGCGTGCGCCGCGCGATTGTGGACGAGGAAGTCGATCCCGCGCGACCGGTCGAACTCCACCGTGCCGGCCATCCGCTGGCGCAGCCGGAGCACGTGCTCGGCGCCCTCCAGTTCGATCATGATGTCGAGCCACTCGTTGCGGTGCTCGTCGCCGATGCCCATGCTGCCGAGAATCAGGCACTCGTCGTCGAAGATGAACAGCTTGGAATGGTCGAACCGCTTGCGCTGGTGGTCGATGACGACGTTCGGGTGCGCCAGCAAGTCGACGACGAGCGGATTGGGCCGCTGGCGCGGGCGCCGTTGCTGCCGGCGCCGCAGCGCGCGCGACGGCCGCCGCTGGTCGGCCGGGCGGCGGTAGGCCGCGCCCAGCACCCACGCTTGAAACCGCTCGGCCGGGCGGATGCGCTTGTGGAAGAAACTCTGACCGTTGCCGCCGGAGTGCTCGTACACGGCGGCGACGCGGTCTTTGCGGATGTGGACCTTGACGCCGCGGTCGGCGGCGCGCAACACGGCGCGTCCGAGCTGATTGCCCGTGTCGTCGTCGTGCCACAAGAAGGCGTGCATCTCAATTCGGCGCGTCGCCGACTCGATGCGCGCAAGGATCGCGCGAAACGCGTCCTCGCCCCCGCCCAACACCCGCGGGTTCGGCATGCCCGTGGTGTAGCGCGACTCGGGCCGCCGGGACAAGGGCTCCCCCTAGGAGGCGGTTGCGCATAGCCGCTGGCT is a genomic window of Deltaproteobacteria bacterium containing:
- a CDS encoding glutaredoxin, with protein sequence MVRQRAATWVRRCAAAAGRRALAAFNRADEIGGEVRDWLLARTNSPALRAVSERLVRVRGGEDAALAVDSQRSAREAAIARQTAEAPPPTAAELAARRSDALGDPDVAAQVYGRASCPWTGRAQSLLNDAKVDYDFVDLDDPDHAHLEGRLVGQTRQNTTPWVFLRGEFVGGYHELDEIARLGQLDARTLPRDRRPPADPARPNVEVAPRPA
- a CDS encoding phosphatidylserine/phosphatidylglycerophosphate/cardiolipin synthase family protein: MPNPRVLGGGEDAFRAILARIESATRRIEMHAFLWHDDDTGNQLGRAVLRAADRGVKVHIRKDRVAAVYEHSGGNGQSFFHKRIRPAERFQAWVLGAAYRRPADQRRPSRALRRRQQRRPRQRPNPLVVDLLAHPNVVIDHQRKRFDHSKLFIFDDECLILGSMGIGDEHRNEWLDIMIELEGAEHVLRLRQRMAGTVEFDRSRGIDFLVHNRAAHARKTCPMLAQRLALIDSARESLVVKMAYLGDPRFTDAMARAVDRGVRVTLLTGENPNVLQQLNRRTCAELLRRTGAPDHLKVVLHPRMVHSKLVVIDDRYCDVGSANFTRLSHGVYDEVNLYVDDPRFAAELRDHALAHCEDGQVVQGMVSYRKFASQIERATVAFQARHGA